The following DNA comes from Frankia casuarinae.
CAGGCGGGGAGCCAGCCGGCCGCCGATGTACCCGGTCGCCCCGGTGACGAGGATGCGCACGCTGGTTACCTGCCCCGGTAGGCCCCGCCGTACCCTGGCACCCGGCCGATCCGCCGTCGCCGTGCCGGGGAACGCCTCGAACAGGCGGGGAACGCCCCGGGCGGGCAGGGACGCCCCGGGCGGGCGCCGTCAGGCCGAGGCGGCCTCGGTCACGTCGGTACTCAGGTAGGCCGACCAGCGTGGATCCATCCGACGGGAGCCCAGAATGCGCCAAGCGGCTCCGCTCGGCGCCCGTGGCGCCGTGCGGAGCCGCCAGCCGAGATCAGCGACGGCCCGGTCGGCTTTCAGATGGTTGCAGCGGCCACAGGCCGCCACGACGTTCTCCCACGCATGCGGGCCCCCACGGGAGCGTGGAATGACATGATCCAGTGATGTTGCCGGAGCATTGCAGTACACGCAGCGATGATGGTCGCGGGCCAGCACACCCTTACGGGTTAGCGGGACCTGCGAGCGGTACGGCACCCGGACGAAACGCGCTAACCGGACCACGATCGGGACATCGATGGATGCCGTCGCGGACCGAAGAACCTGCCCGGCCGATTCGACCATGACGGCCTTGTCGGTCAGGACCAGCACCAGCGCGCGCCTTTGCGACACCACGCACAGAGGCTCGTACGTGGCATTGAGAACCAGCGCCTCTGCCACGCGCCGACCTCCTGCCCACCGAGGGCCCTTTGCGGGCCGTTCTGCCCAGCGTCTCCGGTGACAATGGATAGTCAACCTTCTTCCGCGGCAGAACGCGAGCCTGTTTGCATGGTCATCGCCTTTCGTGCCGTGGCGCTGCACATATCTCGTGGCCTTTGTCACATGTGGGCGACCATTCTGTGACCATATCAATACGGAAAGTGCTTTTTTGAGTGTAGTGGGAGACCTGGCCGGGTTGGGTTGGAGAGTGGTTGGGCCGGAGCGTGGCCGTCCGTCGACCGGATCGGGGCCCCCACCGCCGGGCCACCGGCATGG
Coding sequences within:
- a CDS encoding HNH endonuclease — translated: MAEALVLNATYEPLCVVSQRRALVLVLTDKAVMVESAGQVLRSATASIDVPIVVRLARFVRVPYRSQVPLTRKGVLARDHHRCVYCNAPATSLDHVIPRSRGGPHAWENVVAACGRCNHLKADRAVADLGWRLRTAPRAPSGAAWRILGSRRMDPRWSAYLSTDVTEAASA